The genomic interval TGCGTGGAACTCGGCACCGCGCAGAATCGCCGCCGTGAAGCCGGTGTCGGCGTACTCGGCCTTCGACACGGCGAAGCTCGGACGCCCGACGGTCAGTGGCTCGGATCGCTGCCACTCGATCGGCAGGCCGTCGGTGTCCCAGCCGCGCAACTGGTTCACGACCTCGTCGGTGCCGGGGATGCGGGCGCGATAGCCCACGATGCCGTGCTGGCCGGGCATGGTGCCGGTCAGCAGGCTCGTGAGGGCGGACGCCGTCGTGCTCGGGAAGACGGTGCGGGCGACATCCCGTTTCGACGAGGCCTGGGACAGGAAACGCGCATGCCCCGTGCGCGCAGCGAGGTTGTGCGCGCCCAGCCCGTCGAGCACGAAGACGATCGCGCTCGTCGCGGGCCGGAACCAATCCGAACGGCCCTCGAGCGAGGCGAGCATCTGCGGCACGACACCGGTGAGGCTCCGGGCCCGTGGCGGGTCCGCGGGTAGGCTGAGGGACATCGGGGTCAGTCTCGCACACCCGCGGGAGGCCCCTGCCGCTCCGCCGTCACCGAGGCCTCATCGTCATGCCCGCATCCCGCACCGACTCCTCCCCCGCCGCAGAAGAACGCATCGAAGACGTCGACGTCTCGACCGAGATGCAGGGCTCCTTCCTCGAGTACGCGTACTCGGTCATCTACTCGCGTGCGCTTCCCGATGCGCGGGACGGACTGAAGCCCGTGCAGCGCCGCATCCTGTACCAGATGGCCGATATGGGCCTGCGCCCCGACCGCGGTCACGTCAAGAGCGCCCGCGTCGTCGGCGAGGTCATGGGAAAGCTCCACCCGCACGGCGACGCGCCGATCTACGACGCGCTGGTGCGCCTCGCGCAGCCGTTCTCGCTGCGCGTGCCGCTCGTCGACGGTCATGGCAACTTCGGGTCGCTGGATGACGGCCCCGCCGCGCCTCGCTACACCGAGGCCCGGTTGGCGCCCGCAGCGCTCGCGCTGACCGAGAACCTCGACGAAGATGTCGTGGACTTCATCCCGAACTACGACGGCCAATTCCAGCAGCCGGCGGTGCTGCCTGCGGCCTACCCGAACCTCCTCGTGAACGGTGCGGCCGGCATCGCGGTCGGCATGGCGACGAACATGGCGCCCCACAACCTCATCGAGGTCGTCGCGGCCGCCATCCACCTGCTCGAGAATCCGGACGCGACGGTCGAAGACCTCATGGACTTCGTGCCCGGTCCCGACTTCCCGTCGGGCGGGATCGTGATGGGCCTCGACGGCGTCAAAGACGCGTACACCAAGGGTCGCGGCGCGTTCAAGGTGCGCGGCAAGGTCGCCATCGAGTCGCTGGGCCCCCGTCGCACCGGCCTGGTCGTGACCGAGCTGCCATACCAGGTCGGTCCCGAACGAGTGATCGAGAAGATCAAGGATGCCGTCCAGGCCAAGCGCCTGACCGGGATCGCGGATGTCACCGACCTGACCGACCGCAGCCACGGTCTGCGGCTCGTCATCGGCATCAAGACCGGGTTCGATCCGCAGGCGGTGCTCGACCACCTCTACCGGCTCACCCCGCTCGAGGACTCGTTCAACATCAACAACGTCGCCCTCGTCGAAGGGCAGCCGCAGACGCTGGGGCTCAAGGAGCTGCTGCGCGTCTACCTCGACCACCGCATTCAGGTCGTCACGAGACGCAGCCGGTTCCGCCTCGCGCGGCGCGAAGAGCGCCTGCACCTGGTCGAGGGACTGCTCATCGCGATCCTCGACATCGACGAGGTGATCCAGGTCATCCGCACCTCGGACGACAGCGAGCAGGCGCGCACCCGGCTGCGCGAGGTGTTCGACCTCAGCGAGGTCCAGGCGGAATACATCCTCGAGCTCCGCCTGCGCCGGCTGACGAAGTTCTCGCGGATCGAGCTCGAGTCGGAGCGCGACTCGCTCAAGGCCGAGATCGCTCAGCTGCAGGCGCTGCTGGGCAGCGAGGTGCTCATCCGTGCCCAGGTCGCGCGCGAGCTCGAAGCCGCCTCGGACGAGCACGGCACGCCGCGGCGGACGATGCTGATGAACGCGAAGCCGGCCGCGCCCCGTCCCACCCGCGGTGCGCCGGCTCCCGATCTGCAGATCGCCGACGCGCCCACCGTCGTCGTGCTCTCCACGACGGGGCGAGCCGTGCGAGTGGACCTGAGCGAGGGGCAGGATCTCACCGTGCCCGCGCGCAGGAGCAAGCACGACGCCGTCTTGGACACGGCGGCCTCGACGATCCGCGGTGAGCTCGGCGCGGTGACGACGGCCGGGCGCGTCGTCCGGTTCAGCCCCGTCGACCTGCCGTCTGTGCCGCCGGCGTCAGTGCAGCTCGCGGCCGGCGTTCTGCTGCGCGACTATCTCGGCATCCATGACAAGACCGAGCGGGTGATCGCACTCATCCGGTTCGACGACGACACGCCTCTTGCACTGGGCACCCGGCAGGGTGTCGTGAAGCGCATCGTGCCCTCGGGTCTGACCCCTCGCCCCGAGCTCGAGATCATCGGACTCAAGCCGGGCGACGCAGTCGTCGGTGCGGCGTCGGCGGCGGATGACGCGGAGCTCGTGTTCGTGACCAGCGACGCACAGCTGCTCCGTTTCTCCGCCTCCGCGGTCCGACCGCAAGGAGCTCCAGCAGGTGGGATGGCGGGCATCAACCTGTCGGCCAAGGCGGAGGTCGTGTTCTTCGGCGAGGCATCGGGCGACGACGTGATCGCCGTCACGGTGTCGGGTGCGGACGGGGTGCTGCCGGGGACGGATGCCGGTCGGATCAAGGTTTCGCGGTTCGACGACTTCCCCGCCAAGGGTCGCGCGACAGGCGGAGTGCGGGCGCACACGTTCCTGCGCGGCGAGGATCGGCTGACGCTCGCGTGGATCGGGCGGACGCCTGCGCTGGCGGTCGGTCCGGACGGCTCGGCGCGGACGCTGCCGCCGGCGACCGCCAAGCGCGACGCCTCCGGCCAGCCGCTGCCGGCCGCGATCGGCTCGGTCGGCCGCACCCTCGTCTGACCCCGGCTCGCGAGCGCCATCGAGGTCATCTGTCAGTCTGACTTGACAAACCACGCACCGTCAATCCAGACTGACAGGCATGGAGTCATGGGATCTCGAATCGCTTCGTACCACCGATCCGGCCACAGGGCTGCGCGCGGTCGGTGCATTGCACCGTCTCGCCGAAAAGGTCGAGGCGCTGCATGTCGCCGCGGCGCGACGCGCCGGATGGTCATGGGAGCAGATCGGCGACGCACTCGGCGTCACGCGCCAGTCGGTGCACACGAAGTATGGAAAGCGGGAAGGCAATGTTTGAGCGATTCGCCCGGGAAGCCCGGTCTGCGGTGGAGGGAGCACGGCGCGAGGCGGGTCGCCGCGGCGACAGGCGGATCGGCACGGAACACCTGCTGCTCGCCCTGCTGCACGACCGCGCGGTGGCTCAGACCGTGGGCGTCGATGCCACAGCCGCCGAGAAAGCCGCCGACCAGCTCGATCGTGACGCGCTTGCGGCGATCGGCCTCACCATCGGAGAGTTCGAGCCGACAGGATCGGCGGGCGCCAGGCGGGTTCCGCGCATGACGTCCGGCGCCAAGTCGGTGCTCCAGGGCGCCCTCGTCACCGCGACGGCCGAGAAGGCGCGAGCCATCACGTCACGCCATCTGCTCCTCGCGCTGCTCGACCGGCACGAACCGGATCCCGCGGCAGCCCTGCTCGACGCGCTGCACGTCGACCCGTCGTTGCTGCGGAGCCGCCTCACGACGGCGGCATAGCGCCGACCTGCGCACTCGTCAGGGCCCTGTCGCCGTCCATCACAGGAGAGTCACCGGCGCCCACCGGCGCGGCCATGATCGAGGGTTCCGACATCAGCAGCGCCAGGACCTCGCGGTGACGCAGCAGAAACGCTCGCTCGTCCAGGCGCTTGCGCCGCAGCCACCGCGTCACCTCATCGTTGCTCTTGCTGGCGTTGCATGAGCGGCACGCCGGCACGATGTTCTCGATCGTGTAGCGGCCGCCTCGCGAGAGTGCGAGGACGCAATCGCGCTGGAGCGCGGCATCCGTCGCACCGCAGTATGCACAGCCGCCCCAGGCTTCACGGATCCTCGCCCACTGAGAGACGGTGAGGTCGTTGTCGGCGGCATCCATGCGGCGCTTTCGCTTTCGAGCGGCACGCACGCGCCTGCTCCCGCCGACTGCCATGGCGTCAGGTTAACCACGGCGTCGCCGCTCGGGCGGCAGACACGCTCGGCGGCCGTCACTCGGCGAGCGACCCGCTACGCGTCGATCGCGTCGCGAGACAGACGGTGCGAGGACTCGACGATGAACTCGCGGCGCGGGGCGACCTCGTTGCCCATCAGCAGTTCGAAGATGTGACCAGCGCTCTCGGCGTCCTCCAGGCGCACGCGCCGCAAC from Microbacterium pumilum carries:
- a CDS encoding DNA topoisomerase IV subunit A, with amino-acid sequence MPASRTDSSPAAEERIEDVDVSTEMQGSFLEYAYSVIYSRALPDARDGLKPVQRRILYQMADMGLRPDRGHVKSARVVGEVMGKLHPHGDAPIYDALVRLAQPFSLRVPLVDGHGNFGSLDDGPAAPRYTEARLAPAALALTENLDEDVVDFIPNYDGQFQQPAVLPAAYPNLLVNGAAGIAVGMATNMAPHNLIEVVAAAIHLLENPDATVEDLMDFVPGPDFPSGGIVMGLDGVKDAYTKGRGAFKVRGKVAIESLGPRRTGLVVTELPYQVGPERVIEKIKDAVQAKRLTGIADVTDLTDRSHGLRLVIGIKTGFDPQAVLDHLYRLTPLEDSFNINNVALVEGQPQTLGLKELLRVYLDHRIQVVTRRSRFRLARREERLHLVEGLLIAILDIDEVIQVIRTSDDSEQARTRLREVFDLSEVQAEYILELRLRRLTKFSRIELESERDSLKAEIAQLQALLGSEVLIRAQVARELEAASDEHGTPRRTMLMNAKPAAPRPTRGAPAPDLQIADAPTVVVLSTTGRAVRVDLSEGQDLTVPARRSKHDAVLDTAASTIRGELGAVTTAGRVVRFSPVDLPSVPPASVQLAAGVLLRDYLGIHDKTERVIALIRFDDDTPLALGTRQGVVKRIVPSGLTPRPELEIIGLKPGDAVVGAASAADDAELVFVTSDAQLLRFSASAVRPQGAPAGGMAGINLSAKAEVVFFGEASGDDVIAVTVSGADGVLPGTDAGRIKVSRFDDFPAKGRATGGVRAHTFLRGEDRLTLAWIGRTPALAVGPDGSARTLPPATAKRDASGQPLPAAIGSVGRTLV
- a CDS encoding helix-turn-helix domain-containing protein, yielding MESWDLESLRTTDPATGLRAVGALHRLAEKVEALHVAAARRAGWSWEQIGDALGVTRQSVHTKYGKREGNV
- a CDS encoding Clp protease N-terminal domain-containing protein; amino-acid sequence: MFERFAREARSAVEGARREAGRRGDRRIGTEHLLLALLHDRAVAQTVGVDATAAEKAADQLDRDALAAIGLTIGEFEPTGSAGARRVPRMTSGAKSVLQGALVTATAEKARAITSRHLLLALLDRHEPDPAAALLDALHVDPSLLRSRLTTAA
- a CDS encoding HNH endonuclease signature motif containing protein; translation: MAVGGSRRVRAARKRKRRMDAADNDLTVSQWARIREAWGGCAYCGATDAALQRDCVLALSRGGRYTIENIVPACRSCNASKSNDEVTRWLRRKRLDERAFLLRHREVLALLMSEPSIMAAPVGAGDSPVMDGDRALTSAQVGAMPPS